Proteins co-encoded in one Cinclus cinclus chromosome 9, bCinCin1.1, whole genome shotgun sequence genomic window:
- the CPO gene encoding carboxypeptidase O, giving the protein MWLSLRIIFSLGILIPGKFSLKVQYHRHQVLHIVPETLQQVQHTQVLCSTLMLDLWKPLLPEDIRAGQDLHIRVPAPLVQEVKDSLDQHMISYRVLIPDVQKLVDQSMPRERSSHRQVTGGYVYTEYHPMEEIYQWMTQIQKSNSELVTQHFLGKTFENRTMYYLQISQPSNKPKKIIWMDCGIHAREWISPAFCQWFVKEILQNYKSDPKISRFLQNLDLYVLPVLNIDGYIYSWEEDRLWRKNRSPYENGTCYGTDLNRNFNSSWGSVGVSFNCSSDVFCGLGPESEPETRAVAQFIKSKKSDILCYLTIHSYGQLILTPYGSTTKPPSNNEELMQVATEAAAALTGKYGTSYRVGSTALILYSNSGSSRDWAHTIGIPLSYTFELRDEGTYGFVLPADQIQPTCEETMLAVTTIIDYVDKKYFTNGAVVLTSSSLGLSLCLSIVLIWTVS; this is encoded by the exons GCATCAGGTTTTGCATATTGTGCCAGAAACACTTCAGCAAGTCCAGCATACTCAGGTTCTTTGCAGTACTTTAATG CTGGATTTGTGGAAGCCCCTGCTGCCTGAAGACATCAGGGCTGGGCAAGACCTGCACATAAGGGTCCCAGCCCCTCTGGTGCAGGAGGTGAAAGACAGCTTAGATCAGCATATGATCTCTTACAG AGTCCTAATACCTGATGTGCAGAAACTTGTGGATCAGAGCATGCcaagggagaggagcagccacAGACAGGTCACAGGAGGTTATGTCTACACTGAGTACCATCCAATGGAAGAG ATTTATCAGTGGATGACTCAGATCCAGAAGAGCAACAGTGAGCTGGTGACTCAACACTTCCTGGGGAAGACATTTGAGAATCGAACAATGTATTACCTACAG ATTAGCCAACCatcaaataaaccaaaaaagaTAATTTGGATGGACTGTGGGATACATGCCAGAGAATGGATATCTCCAGCCTTCTGTCAGTGGTTTGTGAAAGAA attctTCAAAATTACAAAAGTGACCCAAAGATAAGCAGATTTCTGCAGAACTTGGACCTCTATGTCTTGCCAGTCCTCAATATTGATGGCTACATCTATTCCTGGGAAGAA GATCGTTTGTGGAGGAAAAACCGCTCTCCATATGAGAATGGCACCTGCTATGGCACAGATCTGAACCGAAACTTCAATTCATCCTGGGGCA GTGTTGGTGTATCTTTTAACTGCAGCAGTGATGTCTTCTGTGGACTCGGACCAGAATCAGAGCCTGAGACAAGAGCTGTGGCTCAGTTTATCAAAAGCAAGAAGAGTGACATTCTGTGCTATTTAACAATTCACTCCTATGGACAGCTCATCCTCACCCCGTATGGTTCCACAACTAAACCTCCAAGTAACAATGAAGAACTG ATGCAAGTTGcaacagaagcagctgctgcattgACAGGGAAGTATGGAACCAGCTACAGAGTAGGATCAACAGCTTTAATTTTAT aCAGTAACTCAGGCTCCTCACGGGACTGGGCTCACACGATTGGCATTCCGCTCTCCTACACATTTGAACTGCGAGACGAGGGTACTTATGGATTTGTTCTCCCTGCTGACCAAATCCAGCCCACGTGTGAGGAGACTATGTTGGCTGTGACAACTATCATCGACTATGTTGATAAGAAGTACTTCACAAATGGAGCTGTGGTGCTGACCTCCAGCAGCTTGGGCCTGAGCCTTTGCCTGAGTATTGTACTTATATGGACTGTTTCTTAA